Part of the Pyricularia oryzae 70-15 chromosome 3, whole genome shotgun sequence genome, CAGCTGTACCCGTAGCAGCGTCATCGACCCCGTCATCTACACCAAAGAACGGGGCACATTACGGGGTAGCTGTTCCGAGGGAGCATCGTACCATGTCTTGGCAGTCACTCGAAGATCCCAGCCAAGCTCCGACCTTTTGGACTTCACCTTAGAGGTCAAGCAGGTCAAGTAATTATTGtaggaacaaaaaagaaacaacctACTCCAAGCCACTCATCACATCCTTGGCCTTGCCGACCCTGTCTCGAGGTGAAGATTACCTGGCTCTTGGGACACATGGCTGAGCCGTCCTGCTGGGTCCCAGCCGTTGACACAAATAACCGGCATATTTATCCATGATCTTCAAGATCTTAAGTTGTTGCTAGTTCAGACATCAAATTTGGCTCTGATCTGGAGTGGGATGGTCTCCCAGATCGGAAGAAGCTAAAACAAATTCAAAAAATCAACAACCGTGGGAACACAACTGAAcaacttcttcttctcttggTCCCCCACACACTCCTAATTAtttttgctttgctgctgctcctaCTTGCTGCTGCATCACGTACTGTAAAGTTTCTACGTACTGTATGTATAGTAGTACTGCTGTAACACCCCCTCAACCCCGCTATTTCGTCTGCATGGCCGCCGCACAAGTTACTGTGTTGCAGTCCTGGAAGCAGCGCCCAGTCAGCACAACAATGGAGCTAGGATGACACCAAAAAGGCCAGGCCCTGCAGCTTGCGAGCTCAGGTGCCTGGTCGCGCGGGATGTCTTACCATTAATATGGCTAACGGTGGATCGGGCGTGGGGTGTCGCCTCGAAATGCAAGCTGGGTAGTACAAGGTACTGTACTACAGTATACCTAGTTGCTAGGTCTTATTTCTCGGTTGCAAAGACGGTCAACCGGTCCAGGATCCTAGACCACCTTGACCACCTCACCTTGTACCTACATTCCGGTACAAGGGAGCAGTGGCGAGCGGACTCGGGCAACCCTGGAGCATCAAAGAAGCAACTCACACCCAATCACACGTTTACGAGTTACGGGGCACATTCTGTACCTCTTTCGTATGCGCCAACACATGGCGACAACTGTCAGGCAAACGGACCTTCCGGTGGGACTAACAACCCTCGCTGCTGTACAACTCCGGAAAGAAACCTGTCAGCCCCATGCCAGAAAAGTCACGCGGGCCCCGGGAGGCTGCATCGTGATCGAAGTAGGTACGTACGCAGGCATGGAAAAGTTCCAGGCTCGGTTTGGTGGCAATGGCGTCGGATTACCTTGCTTTGGACATGGCTTCACGTATGAGCTGACACTCGCCTGACGCTTTTATTACCTGTCACTGCACGATGCACAATAATCCACCCGTCGGGTCACAATGCATAACACCATCTTTCCCATCCACTAAGTTGGCGATTGCGGGGGAACCTCTCCGTCGTGAAAAGATGGCAGATGCCCACGTGCCACTTTCCCAAAGGCTTTGCTGGACACAAAAGCAATACCAAGATGGTGTTGTTGAAGGTTTTTGTGCCACGGAGTACTGCCGAGCCCGAGTCCCGGTCGGTGTCCCAACATAGACAACTCTCCATCAGGTTCCCCGAGTCCAGACCTCACGCCATTCAATATCATCACTCCGCCGGTTCTTTTTCGGGGGGATCCACTCAAAAACTTTGTTACATGAAGTATGTATGCATCAAGCCTGTCCGATCGATTACTGAGGGACAGGCAAACTTTGGGCAAGTTACACCTTCTCCGAATAACCGGAAACCAAACTCCAGCCGTGAAACCAGGTTGACGGGGATAAGACAAAGTTGTATTTGCGGCGTCCGAAAGAAACAAACCAGTTGATATCGGCGGCTTCTTACCAACTCCAGAATGCCAATCTTTGTCGTGGTTGCTGATCATCGTAGTCATGCCAAAAGCTCATATACCTTGATGGTGTACACACCATAACACTCTGCATATGTCAGAAGAAGATCGGTCATTTTTTGACAGGATTGCACCATCCGAGTTTTGAAGACAAGGCCATACGTATCACTTGCCTGAAGTGTGGAGCTATCAGTATAGCATCAGAACTATTCTTGAACCCTGGACTTGGCAAAAGCCTTCAGAAAGTTGTTCGGGTAGACCTTCCATATTCTCTCTTGTGATTTTATCAAAGACCTACTACGACGGGGCCAGTGCATGCTTGAGCAGTTTGCGAGCAATGCCGAttgcaagaaaaaaatcatCTCTTTACTCTCTCCTTGCTCTTGTTTTCCATGGCGCCACCATCTCACCGTGCAGGCAGCTTCTGGAATAAAATCAGAGTACATGGGTTCAGCAACTTACGTAGTATCACCCGCCGAGGCTAACGCCCGCCTTCTCTGGGCAGAGAGGCTGAAATGATGAACCCCTGAGCGCGGATCACGGGCCAAAGTCCCCGGGCCCGGTCGCCAAGGCCAGAACCTCTTTCTAGAGTCTTTAATGTCAGGGTCAGGACTCtgctattttttttaatattcgGAGCGGGTTAAGTGCAGTACATTCCCTAAGCCACCCTCCGGAATCCCCTTTGCCCGGCAGAAAGGCGGTCGTTCGGGAACAAGCCGgaatgtttcttttttggttatACCTGCAAGCAAGAACAGAGATCTGCACGTAGTCACGTTGTCCACGTAGAAGCTCTGGGAATCAAGCCCTTGGAATTTATATGGTATGCGGCTTACGACCACACTCAAAACATCACGGCTCTGTTGTTACACACTTCATCACTTCCCTATTCAAAGTTGGACAAAGCCCCTGAACCTCGTCGTAACTGAAAGGAGATACAATGACCTAGCATGTCGTATTCCCACAACAACCGAGCCACCCACCTGGTCACATCACCTGATCTATCGATTTCTAACGTATATAGCATGACGAGCATTTCTTTTACAGCCAGAAATCTCAATAATTAAAATGTCTGAGCCTCTTGGCGGGATGCGGAATGAGTGCCCAACCTGGACTTTGGGCGTCACTCACAGCCTATCCTTTTGATACCGTGCATGCCAAACCATGATTAAGCAAGAGTCCACAATCCATTCACGTCTATTTCTTATTGGCACTCACCAGGGATCTCTTAGGCCGTGACTGCAGACCAAGCTCAATATGCCCATAGTATCACTTGCCTATCAAATAATTTGAGTTGTGACTATTTTCTTGATCACAAAACCGCCAAACCTAAATCGCAAGCCTCAGAGTAGCACCAGAGGAACACGATCAACTGAATCGTAATTTGGTGATACATATTAAGGTGTAGTGAGTAGTGTGCACCGTCTTCGCTCGCTGCGTACACCCAACTTGCATCGCTCCCGTCCATAcgtagaaaacaaaaagcctCACAATCCTCGAGGGGGGTTAGCAACGTTATGccccgacaaaaaaaaatcagaaaCTACCTCTTCCTGCCCATGTTCCTGATAAGTATTCCACCGACGACGCTGGCAGCAACTGCAACGCCACCAATGATGGCAGCACCCAACAGTCCCTCCTTGGCGACCTTGTCGTCGATCAGAGACCGCAGGTTTGTCGCCTGGAGGTTCGTCGGCTCCTTGCCGAGCAGCAAGTCATTGTACCGTCTCGCCTCTGCGTAGTTTCCGAGTTTGTAGTTGCCCAGGGCGAGGTAGTACAGGCATTCACGGCGGCGTTCGGGGGATGTGCGGAATATTTCGGAGAGGAGCATGACCCCCAGCTGCTGGTCGGATCGCGTACTGGATTTGACGAGGCCCTGTGGATGCGGTGTTCAGCGTCCACACTCGAGTAAAATTTTTTTGAAATCATTGCCAGAGTACCTACCCAAGCATAGTTGAACTTGGTCTGCACACCAACCATGTCGCCCTCCTTGTCGTATTGCGCCCGCAGAACAGCGAGCTCTGCCGGCTGAAGAGGCCTGCACGAACACCAACGTCAGCTTTTTCGAGTGGCAGGTACAGGTCATTTTTCATCTTTTCTCTCGTCGCTCTTCTACTCTCGAGGGGTTTCGTACGTTTCCGCATCGATAGCATCTGTTGATCTCATCATTAGTCTTGAGAACAAGTCGTGACATGAACACGGCAAATCTGCCCTGACTCCAACTCACAGGGAAGATTAGTCCCCATTTTTGATGATATGCCTGATGTCTAGAATATAAATAAAGTCTTAGGGAGAAAGGCTGAGATTTGGCGTGTATCCTTGGAAACCGTATGCTGTTGTATTCTCAGCTAGGGTAGCTAGGGTAGGCTTGTTATTCACGATTTACGAGTTTGACGTTCCGATATTGGACCACCTGCGGTTGAAGGCCGCGGCATGACCTGTGACCCTGGttatgacgatgacgatggatGGCCAGTTCGACTGGGTTGATAGATAAGATAAGAAACGCGTGCCCAGACCCCGCTTATGTCGCGTTGTGGTCAGCACCAGGCAAGAAAACACTCTGCCGTTTCGGGTAAATTGTTTACGTCCAGGTGGGTAAAGGCGTATTTACCTTGGGAAACTGTCCCGACCAACAACAACGCTATAAGCATCGACCAAAAGTTTGCACCTGTTACAACGCTGGTTGCATAGTTCGGAATACCACAATCAACGAATACTGTACCTTGCAGATCTTATCAAAATAAAAACCAACCAAACAAAACTCTGAAGATCCAAAACACCACTCGGTCGCAATGTTACTCGAAGAAGATCCTGCGACGCTCATCCGAGCAACCGTACAAAACTTCGCCGTCACGCCCGACAAGGCCGCACTCAAGCGCCTCCAGGACTCGACAGCGGTACTGAACCAGGCGCGAGAGCTGCGCTTCCGAGAAGCCGAGTCATCACTCAAGAGTTAGTATACCACCCTCTGCGCTGCCTTCTCTCTCAACTCGTTCCAAGCAGCTGACGCGACGAAATATAGAACTCTCACGGCAGCTCAACACTGTCCAATCGCAGTACGAGGAGCTCACATCTCAACACTCGTCTGCCGCGCACGCCTCGGAGATGGCGCGCCTCGACACGCAAAAGTTCCgcaccgccaaggccgcctcCGACCTCGAGGTCGAGACGGAGAGGCTCTCTTCCCAAGCGGCAGACCTCGCGGCGCGCCTACAGGAGCTAGAGCTGCAGGGCGTCGAGGGTGAGCCGAGCGCAGCCGATCCGGTCGAGGACGAGGTCCTCCTGAGACTCAAGGTGTACAGAAGTCTCGGCATAGAACTGGAACGCGAGGGTGAGGAGTGGAGTCGCGCCGTTATTCGGAACGACCGTAAGGGTGACGTCCATGTGGTCAACATGGACAAGAAGTTCTCAAGGTTCTTCTACGCCAACTACTTTTGGAGTACTCTATGAACCACAAGGGATAACGGCACCCTTCTTAAATGGTTCATGACATATGTGGGATGAATGATGCAAAGGGATACGGCgtcttggcgtttgggatatACAGAACACATGATACCTCCGTCTAATTAATTGATTTGCAGCTTTAATCGTGAATGAAAGGCCATGACCCAACATAGCGTGCGATTCCTGAACGTTTCGTGGTTCGTGTGATTTCAGGTCCAATCTTAGAGGGCCACCAACGACTTGTTTTGTTCTCTGTTCCCCAAACGCTCATCTTATTCTACTTAATGAGCGGCGCCATGTATTGCGACCTTCTTGGAGTCCTTGCATGATACTCATCAAATGCCAAATCTTTCCGCACATAGCCATACTTCGCCATGCTAGTGCGTTGGCACCAGCGACCATGAGCCTTCAATTCTGAAACAGTTAGATTACACATGTCTCATAGCCAAAGCAGCTCTTCCATCCCTATGGCAGCTTGTGCGATGATGTAAGCCCTTCTCTGATACTTTGCACTCAAAGCTTTGCATGGGCGAGGAAGCTTGGAAGACGGGCCAAGCCCTGAGTCTACACCAGCGATACTACGCAGTTGTCTTCTTGGGGCGTGACGTCAAATATGCGCCATCTGCAGCCTTGACGGAAGCTATTTGCTGCTCAAGAATATATGTCTAGCAACATTTCGTAGATTCCACTGGGGGTTTTTGTGCCATATTCTGTAATGACCTTTGTGATCATCTTTGGCGGCTGTGTTTCGTGAGTAGAATCAGCATATGGATCTATAAAGGGGCTCAGAAGTTGAACTACTTACAGTATAATCAATTGGATCCTCATTAGCTGCGCTCGTCTGCTTTGGCGGCTCATTTGAAGTAGTGAAATTTGCGACCTGCTGCTGCACTCCACAGCGCGGCAGGTCCAATTGGCTCAAAGGATAAACACGGGCAATCTTGTGGCTTTCGGCAGCAAAGTAGACCGGCTTTTTGTAAGCAGCAACGAGTTCAACAATATTGTAAGTCCCTATCCGCGACAGGACACCCCCGCTTTGGCAAAGTACCTCAGCTCCGAGCAGGGCAAAGTCGACACCAGTGGTGCGCAGGACGTGCGCGATATCGCGCTCGCTGACCTCGGCCACGGGCACACCGCGCGACCTGAGATTCTCGACGACG contains:
- a CDS encoding mitochondria fission 1 protein codes for the protein MGTNLPYAIDAETPLQPAELAVLRAQYDKEGDMVGVQTKFNYAWGLVKSSTRSDQQLGVMLLSEIFRTSPERRRECLYYLALGNYKLGNYAEARRYNDLLLGKEPTNLQATNLRSLIDDKVAKEGLLGAAIIGGVAVAASVVGGILIRNMGRKR
- a CDS encoding mitochondria fission 1 protein, variant, translating into MMRSTDAIDAETPLQPAELAVLRAQYDKEGDMVGVQTKFNYAWGLVKSSTRSDQQLGVMLLSEIFRTSPERRRECLYYLALGNYKLGNYAEARRYNDLLLGKEPTNLQATNLRSLIDDKVAKEGLLGAAIIGGVAVAASVVGGILIRNMGRKR
- a CDS encoding kinetochore protein SPC24, whose product is MLLEEDPATLIRATVQNFAVTPDKAALKRLQDSTAVLNQARELRFREAESSLKKLSRQLNTVQSQYEELTSQHSSAAHASEMARLDTQKFRTAKAASDLEVETERLSSQAADLAARLQELELQGVEGEPSAADPVEDEVLLRLKVYRSLGIELEREGEEWSRAVIRNDRKGDVHVVNMDKKFSRFFYANYFWSTL